In the Pocillopora verrucosa isolate sample1 chromosome 4, ASM3666991v2, whole genome shotgun sequence genome, TCTACATACTCGTATGCCAATTCCATGGTTGAAGCCCTGTCACTTTCTTTTCGTGATCAAATGTCGATATTCTTGTCTTTCTTTGCAGAAATCAGGCATATAATTCGAAGTGAGAGCGACGATgcgaaaaaagacattttttgtatcgtaattttaagtttttcgtGAAATGCTTACGGATGAAACAGGCAAGATCTTTCGCTTTTAGAGTACAGTTTTGGTTATTTTCCGGACTCTGCGCAAAAGTTTGCTCCTATCAAGCggaaaagatttcttttcctctcTGAGATTTTGAGAAAAGGATTCGAAGCTGTgggtgtcttttttttcttatgtatcACTGATAACTTTGTTAACGTTTAATGTGATATAGGTATGTTACTGTTCGTGCTCAACTGCATGTGTGACGACCACGAGCAAGATAACGTTCAACACAGACACTAACAATGCACGGTTCATTTCATTTAGGGATACCCTGAAACTACCTATTCCATTGGTTTGAACAAAAATAGGGATGTGTAAAGGAACATTACCTTTTTCTGTGTGACAAACTCATACTGATTACGCTGTAATTAACAGTACTTTCAATTTGTCGAAGGAGCAGTGTCTCCGGCAGAGTTCAGTGACACGTGCCTCTGCATGTTAAGgtaataatttaagaaaaaagaaaagaaagctgaaaAATAAAGCTTGGCATATTGTTTCGTATGGGGTCTGAGTACTGCGCTGTATACCTTCCAGCTTCAGCGCTCAAGGAAGTTTATTGAGTATAACATGTACGAGAGGATACTTCTCTTTAGATATGAACTTTTAAAATCGATCATAACTTATTACTTGCACCTTTGTCAAAACTTATTATTTTTCGTGCTCATCGTACGTGATGATCACAAACGAGAATAGAAAGGAGGCTGAAACCAACCCTCACAGATAAGGATGATGAAAGACacgtttttctttctgtttaaaTGCAATGCCGTTCAACTTCCTTCTgtgttttaattaaataaaagaaTATGAATGTCAAAGGGGTCAGCATCTCCATCAGCGTTATTTGTCACGAATCTCTACCGTTTGATTTGTCTTGCTTTGACTGATTTACATCGTAAGGCAACTTAGTCTTGTATAGTAGGTAGTCTCGTTTGGTATGTAATTCAGTGCAAACGCCATGTCGTTGACCTCAAGTGATCAAAAAAAAGGAAGCGAAACAGACAAGCGGTCCAGTCAGGCAACCGTTCCTTGCATTTTCCGCACGCAAATAACATGAAACCAACTGGTCGATATAGCGTCCCGGCTCGCACTGTAATTAGCTTCTGATTTCTTTGTTAAATGTGTGAGTTATGCCGGTAATCGCAATTTCAAAACGAAAATCTCAATGCCGGTCATCTTTTGTCTTACTctctttgctctttttttatCTACGGTGACAAGTGTCGCTAAACTTATTAAACTTGAAGCATAGATAATCAGTTTTACCACCCAATACACAATGACTTATTTTGCATATTGTCTTCGTCTCTTGCAAGCTGAAGTAGGACCGGAAGAGACcgaaaataaagttttgaagGCAACTCATGGTTATCACCGTACGCTGTGTTTACGATAACGAAATGTAATTTGAAGGTATTACTTCTGCGTTTCAGACGCAAAGGAATTAAATAAGAATCACGCACGAACGTGTCAAAGGATTTTCCCTTTCAGCACACGCGTTCGGTCAAGCTGCAAACGGTAACGTTATCTTTGTTTTCTTACTTTTGAGCGTTGTTATTTCTCAGGGTATAGAGGGCAGGAAAGGAGACGTTATCTGTCAACGAAGGGTTATTTTTTAGTGcggaatttttttctacttgaGCCAAATCACTGAGGCTGAAACTgtgctgttattttctttccatcgaAAGATCTGTGTCTTTGGAAGTCATTCAGCCCCGGCCGTTTAACTTTTTATCAGAATTGGGCAATATGGTGTTTCAATCAGACCTATTGAGCCGCAGCACCGTCATACTTAGTTTTACACTCAACTGTGTATATTTTCAACCTCTCCTTATTTCCTTTATCATAAATAGTTTACGGTCAAAACCAGCAGGAAATCATACCAGATGTaacaatttttatcaaaaacgaCAGAGAAATGATGGCGCAACTAAGCGAAGAAAATGTCTTTTCTGCCACAGGAAGAAAATAACTTCCCTGACTTCTCATGCGACGTCCTAAAATCCGACCTCAACATCCGCTACAACTGGAGCAGCTCAAATTGATAGCACGTTCTGAGTGCGCGCATGTAGGCTACTTTCCTTAGCAACtaattatttatgtttttaaagGCAGTGCTCAGACGTTAAAAATACACCAAAATATTAACTAGACAATCTTAACACGTTAGTACACTGAGCTCTGAAACTTAACTAGAATTAAACCTATAAACAAAGCAAGATGCAGTTTTTACGATATCAGGTAAGATTTCAATTTACTGTACACTGTAACGCAAGTGAAGCTGAAAGGACTAAATGGGAAAATTTACGCGCTAGATTGACCAATACAGCGATTGATCTTGACAGGGTGTTTCGATCATCGTAttaagaggattttttttttcttaagaggCCAGATACGtgaaaagtatttgaaaagGCCTCGCAACTATCatcacattttaaaattcaatgatAAGGAGCGACTAGTGCCACTGCACAGAATAACAAAGGGCGAAACGTTCTTATTTTAAAGATTCAAATCCGGCTAGTCCTTTTCAAGATGGGGAAGTTATGGGTCAACAAATAGCAAGCAATATCAAACAATGGAAATCGATGATAATTGATACTCTATGCCAACTTTTCGATCGAAACCAGCCAAATATCAAAGTTTTATTCTGTAGTTATAAGATCAGAAATGTTGCCTACAGATATCACGAAGAGTTTCTAACATTAGATAACCTTCAACCTTCTCTATACTAAAAGGGAAGATTCTTCTTTCGGCAGGGGGAGAAAAGCACGACAAAAATCACTCCTTGAAATACTCCTATTTCTGCGTGTTTACAGGCGTAGGCTTAAATTTATTACATTTCTGTACCCAGTAAGGACACTCAAAGGATGTTAGTTGTTATTAGTCATATAAAACTTCTTTAACATTGGCCAAGGACACTGCTCACAATGTAACAATTATAACCAAGTTCTGTCAATTAAGATTAGATCTCCCTTTCGTGTTGCGATACACTTCCTTTAAGTTAGGCGtgaaaattttgactttcatcaaagaaagacaCTTTAGGGGCCGGGTAGGGCTAGACCTTTttcaattctcatcacttttacACTGAATTATGCattgatcttgtaaggagaagtcATCATTCAATAAAGGGTCGAAACCAAAACCCGCTAAAAGGATGACTTCCATACTCCATACAATTCACAATTTAGCTAGTTTGATAAAAGGAGCTTCGGCTCAGAAGACAATTCGAATCAATCAGAAATATGTTCGACGAATGTTGTTGACTCGATTAAAACAACTaattttggtattatcaactgagttggctgccgtagagagtttctaaagctgatgtttcgagcgccCGCACTTCTTCAAACTTGCCACAAAGTTGACCTAAAATTTGCTTTGATCGTCACTGGATATCTATTAATCTGCtaagagaagagaaaattaacCAAATAGACCGTGCACTTGAGTTTCAAGCATATGATTAGCTAAGAAATATTCACTGGGAAAAGAACTGaacctctctcttttttcctaGATTCTCTGGTATGTGTTTTTGACTGCACTGATGTTGGCCACTCAAAATGTAATGAGCCGaaaaaaaagtaagtttttGCAAAAATTCACGCGTTTACTCCTTGAATTCAGAATTAACTGACCATCAGTCAATGAAGTCGTTTTCTATTGTGCCATTCTATTTTGGGGATCTCCATAAAATAATACTGAGAAGGAGAAAGTTGAATAAAAGGAAGTTCCACCATCAGACTGATGGCGATCAGAAGGAGCAATAGAAGCTTACGAACAAAATTGCAATCAGTtcatttaaaaaggaaatgctAGACAGACGCAAGGCGCGTGTCTTTTTTTACATCAGCTGACATCAAACGAGAGGCTTTAATTTGGTATTTCGCGAGAATTCACCCCTATAAAAAGAAGCGGGTTCTAATTTCGGTTCGTTCAAACTAATTGAAGAAGATGAATTGAATAAACTTGAAATCTCAACGAAGAGATTTAATATTAAGGGTAGTGACACCTAttattaatttacaaaaaatcggtatgaaaaaattttcaccgGAGCGTTAAATTCCAGTCCAGTATATCTAACTGCATTCATAACAGATATTACCTTACTGGGCACACGTTACGTGTTTCTTCTTATCTTAGAATGTGACAAGAAATGCCTCGATATTCTCTGTGAAACTCAAAGAAATCCGCCACCCAATACTAGAGTGGAAATACACACCGGTTATTGTAAGGCAAGATATGTTTGCCGAAAAGGAACTGACATAAGAACTTGCAGGAAAGGGCAGTGGATTGAAGCAAAGCACTCAAGTGTCTAGGTAAAGTTTCGCGGGTTGACTCGCTTTGGTTTGGATAAACTGAAATTACAACCATTTGATCGAACAGAATGAATGATTACAAATCAAAATCCGTAAGCCACGTCGCCATTCGATGTTCATAAGTTGAATCATAAACTGGATTTTGTTTTACCGATACAAAAATATCCATTCCTAAGTTAGATCGAACGCATTCCATCATAATCCATGATTATTACTAGTTTATGATTGAAAACGTAAGAAACTGTTctcatattttatttcataaatattttctaacACTCTTTTTATCAGCATATTGCGGCAAACCCGCGAACATTCCACACGCCACATTCTCTGGTTCCCGTTTCAGCTTCAACAGTATATTAAAGTACAGATGTGATCAAGGCTATGTGCTCAAAGGACCAAAAAGAAGGAAATGCAGAAAAAACGGACAGTGGTCTCAGGCTCCTACATGTTCACCAAGTAAATTGAATATGATAATCTTTACACACCGGTAAAGACAACAACAATTGTCGgttgagtgttgaaagtaatcagGGATTATATTGGTTTTGCGTTATATTTTTAGGTATAATGATAAGTCAGtctttcagtcagtcagtatGTTAATCACTCAGCCTTTCTTCTTACATCCATCTtaagttagtcagtcagtctgtgAGTCAGTCTGTTAACATTTGAGTTAGTCAGTCATTCGGtaagttggtcagtcagttatGCGTATATGAGTCAGTCTGTCTATCAGTCAGCttgtgagtcagtcagtcagtcggtcagtcggtcagtcggtcagtcggtcagtcggtcagtcggtcagtcggtcagtcggtcagtcggtcagtcggtcagtcggtcagtcggtcggtcggtcggtcggtcggtcggtcggtcggtcgatTTCAGATACTCATTTTTCCGTTCGTTCAGCCACTAGAATAGTGGAGTGCTACTTGGCAGGTGGATCGACTGGCCTATTCCACAAAGTATCACCTTAAAATACAGAAAAGACACGAAAAGAACAGAACAAATGAAAGCGCATTGCAATAAAACGGTCTTCTTTGAAGTGATCATTActtttttgtatgtttcttgTTCACAGATTATACACCCTGTGGTGTAAGTCCTGTTGACCTGAGGGCGAGAGTGGTCGGTGGTAAGAATTCGAAAAGAGGCTGGTGGCCCTGGCAGATTGGACTGCGCAGGGTCAACTCAAAAGGTAGtttgaatggaaaatttttcattgtctGGCTCATTCATTGAATGCTGTATATACGAGGAGAGCATGACTAACATTTTTGTTCCAAGATTCGGCAAATCCTTTTAAGTAGCATATGACTGTCTGTGGCCTTtcacaacaacagaaaaaaatttatctttcaaatctcACTCTTAATTCTACACGCTATCAACGACTATTCTCATTCAactgatttgtttgtttgtttgtttattttttcacgtTATTATGCTCCCAAAAATACAGAGTAGCTCCATTTTTCCGTATATGTTCGttacacaacccacaattcctctgttcgctctgacgaggggccaAGCACGAAACGTTACTTAAAATGCACTGGtcaaaagctgtttttttttccgccaTAATTTTtgagtagttttttttattaagaaatCATTGCTAGAGAATAATACTTactgtttttcaatttgtttcctATCTCTTCTTTAAGCGGAACTTGCGCTTATCTGTGGTGGTGCTTTGATTTCTCGTCGCTGGGTTCTGACGGCTGCACATTGTTTTTACCACCGAGATTTTCGAGGGGCTCGTGTTCTCGACAATTGGTCCAATAAGTAAGCACTGACTCCAATAATCCTCTTTAcgtttgaattttaaagaaacattttatatcTACGGATataatgtttttcattgttgtaCTTGAAAGTTCACATTTAAAGGCAGAGGAAATTCTGCCAAAAAAGAAGGTTTCGAGTTTCTGAAATCATTCACAGGGCTTAACTCTTGAAAAACTCCCAAAACCAGTCTTTCCTTAGTAGGTGAAGCAAACCTGGCTTATTTTCTCTACGACTATTACTCTTTATCTCGCAGGTACCGCGTGACAGTGGGTGATCACCACTTGGGGAGGGATGAAAAATCTCAGATTGACGTGGAAGTGATGAAGATATTTGTTCATCAAGATTATAATGATGTGAAAATCACAAATGACATTGCTCTGGTCAAACTCGACAAGGAAGTGGAACTTGGCCCTTTAGTACGGACATTGTGTATTCCGGACAAGGATAAAGGAGATTTGGCAATCGTTAAAAAGTACGGCATAGCAACAGGATGGGGTGTAACGCAAGCCCTGAAACCCTTACAAGTCCCCAAAGAACACAAATGCTACTCAGACCGTCTTTAATACTCAGCCTTCACAATTCAAAGCGACCAACTGTACGCTAACAAATCAGCGGAATACTTTTTTAACTCCACAGTGACGTTTTGTGTCGGGGATGGAAAGGGAGGAAATGATACTTGCGAAGGTGATGGTGGAGGAGCTTTCGTCCG is a window encoding:
- the LOC136280301 gene encoding chymotrypsin-C-like is translated as MSQSVYQSAYYTPCGVSPVDLRARVVGGKNSKRGWWPWQIGLRRVNSKAELALICGGALISRRWVLTAAHCFYHRDFRGARVLDNWSNKYRVTVGDHHLGRDEKSQIDVEVMKIFVHQDYNDVKITNDIALVKLDKEVELGPLVRTLCIPDKDKGDLAIVKKYGIATGWGVTQALKPLQVPKEHKCYSDRL